The following are from one region of the Bactrocera oleae isolate idBacOlea1 chromosome 6, idBacOlea1, whole genome shotgun sequence genome:
- the Pc gene encoding polycomb group protein Pc, translated as MGSSDDRVYAAERIIQKRVRKGVLEYRVKWKGWNQRYNTWEPEVNILDRRLIEIYEQSNRSSNTPSKRGGKRKEKTHDPEPESEEDEYTFTGDDGDINQASTSSAALSNNHHHHHHHHDKEKDKDKKHSHHHHHRSHSPHTDGQRDVANNSGNKRHTYTSTSASVSAAVVAAAVASNSVLNFIPEADSNSSSSEDQPLSRKEVTSMGTKRKAEVLKESGKIGVTIKTSPDGPSPPKQHCATGASLDTATSISTPLKSETEPLSPETPASRPEQATPAEKNAALHQHYNATAASNADDDDSSSQADSQTDNNHAAAHNKGTGDDGAGSPKRNGHVTEQQQRQSALAPLSPKALPPRFWLPNKCNISDKVVITDVTVNLETVTIRECKTERGFFRERELKSSGMKTESDSAA; from the exons ATGGGAAGTTCGGATGACCGCGTTTACGCGGCGGAGCGGATTATACAAAAACGCGTTAGAAAG GGTGTTTTGGAATACCGAGTAAAATGGAAAGGTTGGAATCAGCGGTATAACACCTGGGAGCCAGAGGTTAATATACTTGATCGGCGGCTTATTGAAATATACGAACAAAGTAACCGATCATCTAATACGCCATCAAAACGTGGAGGAAAGCGTAAGGAAAAAACACATGACCCTGAACCGGAGTCGGAGGAGGATGAGTATACTTTCACTGGCGATGATGGTGATATAAATCAAGCATCTACTTCATCCGCTGCATTATCCAATAACCATCACCATCACCATCACCACCATGACAAAGAAAAGGATAAAGATAAGAAGCACTCACATCACCATCATCATCGCTCGCATTCGCCACATACAGATGGGCAGCGTGATGTTGCTAACAACAGTGGTAATAAGCGCCATACCTATACCTCGACGTCGGCATCAGTGTcggctgctgttgttgcagcaGCCGTTGCTTCGAATTCCGTTTTAAATTTCATTCCCGAGGCTGATTCTAATTCTTCCAGTTCTGAAGATCAGCCTTTAAGTCGCAAGGAGGTCACTTCTATGGGTACTAAACGTAAAGCTGAGGTACTAAAGGAATCTGGTAAAATAGGTGTCACTATAAAAACCTCACCGGATGGACCATCGCCACCTAAACAACATTGTGCTACTGGTGCCAGTTTAGATACAGCAACATCAATATCGACGCCGCTTAAGTCTGAGACTGAACCGCTATCACCAGAAACACCAGCATCACGACCAGAACAAGCAACACCCGCAGAAAAGAACGCAGCACTGCATCAGCATTACAATGCCACAGCTGCGTCGAATGCAGACGACGATGATTCATCATCACAAGCAGATAGTCAAACGGATAATAATCATGCGGCAGCACATAACAAGGGAACGGGCGATGACGGCGCTGGCTCACCCAAGCGTAATGGACACGTTacggaacaacaacaacgacaaagtGCATTGGCGCCACTTTCGCCGAAAGCATTGCCACCACGTTTCTGGTTGCCAAATAAATGTAATATCTCGGATAAAGTGGTAATCACAGATGTTACCGTAAATTTAGAGACTGTAACCATCAGAGAATGCAAAACGGAGCGTGGTTTCTTTAGAGAACGTGAATTAAAGTCTAGTGGCATGAAAACAGAATCTGATTCAGCTGCATAA
- the LOC106621105 gene encoding spermine oxidase — translation MTHIRWCIRQLANIQCTRVEWPTLSHKLMSAISTTIGTLSPISTTAGGGCCYDNDQVTVPIVSCSVSADFLRRVCDNTLAHRTTIRNNRVCKEIVLYGLGTTIQNKKKMNNDTDKNMNICQLPEALSTTTSGQETTKVKPMKSVRIVIIGAGSAGIAAATKLLQSGFENVLLLEAENRYGGRVHTISFADNVVDLGAQWCHGEKGNVIFETVRDLDMLQPTGDIYDDYKCVRSNKELLSETVENTLKSVAFNLTPARQEGLKGFEGSLGTYLTEAFWRDLQQSPEIDKTVAREFFENYKKFESSIEASDHLFEVSGVGHLEYWVCEGDLLLNWKDKGFRSFLRLLMKAEKDEAAANDMGLLNKRIQFNARVQNIEWQTKSGDVRIRLWNGELIDADHVICTVSLGVLKENHKEMFTPALPPAKCRAIDGLKLGTVDKFFLEFAEPFAPVDWSGFAFLWRDEDLAELRNSEYFWLESVFGFYRVSCQPRILQGWIIGPHARHMETLPEAEVLKALLWLFKKFFTFEVPPPLRFLRTRWYTNPNFRGSYTFRSVYADELRTGGWDIAAPLTAATDGKPLLQFAGEATHTHFYSTVHGAVESGWREAQRLITYYLRRTSQL, via the coding sequence atgaCACACATACGCTGGTGCATTCGTCAGTTGGCGAATATTCAATGCACTCGCGTCGAATGGCCAACGCTCTCACACAAGCTCATGAGTGCTATCTCCACCACTATCGGCACTCTCAGTCCGATTAGCACTACAGctggtggtggttgttgctACGACAATGACCAAGTGACGGTGCCAATAGTCAGTTGTTCAGTAAGCGCCGATTTTTTAAGACGTGTGTGTGACAATACGCTTGCTCATCGCACAACTATCCGAAATAATAGAGTGTGCAAAGAGATAGTTTTATACGGTTTGGGTACgacaatacaaaacaaaaagaaaatgaatAACGACACCgacaaaaacatgaatatttgcCAGCTGCCAGAAGctttatcaacaacaacaagcggaCAAGAGACAACAAAGGTGAAACCAATGAAATCAGTGCGTATTGTAATTATTGGCGCCGGCTCTGCTGGTATAGCTGCAGCCACAAAGCTCTTACAGTCGGGATTCGAAAATGTTCTGTTGCTGGAGGCTGAAAATCGTTATGGTGGACGCGTACATACAATATCTTTTGCGGACAATGTCGTCGATTTGGGTGCACAATGGTGTCACGGTGAAAAGGGTAATGTCATCTTTGAGACGGTGCGCGATTTGGATATGCTACAGCCAACAGGTGACATATACGATGACTACAAATGCGTGCGTTCCAACAAGGAACTACTATCCGAAACAGTCGAAAATACGCTAAAGTCGGTCGCCTTTAATTTGACACCCGCACGTCAGGAGGGCTTGAAGGGTTTCGAAGGTTCCTTAGGCACATATCTTACAGAGGCATTTTGGCGCGATTTACAACAGTCACCGGAGATTGATAAGACTGTGGCGCGTGAATTTTtcgaaaactacaaaaaattcgaaagttcaatAGAAGCCTCAGATCACCTTTTCGAAGTTTCCGGCGTAGGTCATCTCGAATATTGGGTATGTGAAGGAGATCTACTGCTAAACTGGAAAGATAAAGGCTTTCGCAGTTTTCTGCGCTTACTAATGAAGGCGGAGAAGGATGAAGCAGCTGCGAACGATATGGGACTGCTAAACAAACGCATACAATTCAATGCGCGCGTTCAAAACATTGAATGGCAAACGAAAAGCGGTGATGTGCGCATACGCCTTTGGAACGGTGAATTAATCGACGCGGATCATGTCATCTGCACCGTATCATTGGGTGTGCTCAAAGAAAACCATAAAGAAATGTTTACACCTGCGCTACCGCCTGCTAAATGCCGCGCCATTGACGGCCTCAAATTGGGCACAGTCGACAAATTTTTCCTAGAATTTGCTGAACCTTTCGCACCAGTCGATTGGTCGGGCTTCGCTTTTCTTTGGCGCGACGAAGACTTGGCGGAGCTGCGTAACTCTGAGTACTTTTGGTTGGAGAGCGTTTTTGGCTTTTATCGTGTCTCCTGCCAGCCGCGCATACTCCAAGGTTGGATAATTGGACCACATGCGCGTCACATGGAAACTCTCCCCGAAGCTGAGGTACTTAAGGCATTGCTTTGGCTCTTCAAGAAATTCTTCACATTTGAAGTGCCGCCACCGTTGAGATTTCTACGCACACGCTGGTACACTAATCCCAATTTCCGCGGTAGTTACACATTCCGTTCCGTGTATGCCGACGAGCTGCGTACAGGTGGTTGGGATATAGCCGCACCGCTTACTGCTGCCACAGACGGTAAACCGTTGTTACAATTCGCTGGCGAAGCGACGCATACACATTTCTACTCGACAGTACACGGCGCGGTGGAGAGTGGTTGGCGGGAAGCGCAGCGCTTGATTACCTACTATCTGCGACGCACTTCACAACTATGA